The sequence CCTTGCTTGTACTTGCGTCTCCTTTTTTCGTTGTTACTTGGGGCTTATTGCTTTTTAATAATGGAGGCAACGCTTTCTTTGTGCAGCCGCGCATAGGCAAACGCAACAGGGTCTTTAGAGTGTTGAAGTTCAAAACAATGAACGATCGCCGTGACCGGCAGGGCAATTTATTGCCGGACTCAGAACGATTAACGCCGCTCGGTGCTTTTGTTCGCAAAAGCTCTCTTGATGAGCTTCCTCAACTTATCAATGTGCTAAAGGGCGACATGAGCCTGATAGGCCCTCGTCCTTTGTTGGTGGAGTACCTGCCACTTTATGATAATGAGCAAATAAGGCGGCACGAAGTGCTCCCGGGCATTACCGGCTGGGCGCAGGTCAACGGCCGTAATACCATTACATGGGAGCAAAAATTCTCCTACGATGTGTGGTATGTTGATAACATATCCTTTACCTTAGACCTAGCCATTCTGTGGCGCACTATAAAAAAGATAA comes from Polluticoccus soli and encodes:
- a CDS encoding sugar transferase — protein: MYKYGLKRVVDIVGSLALLVLASPFFVVTWGLLLFNNGGNAFFVQPRIGKRNRVFRVLKFKTMNDRRDRQGNLLPDSERLTPLGAFVRKSSLDELPQLINVLKGDMSLIGPRPLLVEYLPLYDNEQIRRHEVLPGITGWAQVNGRNTITWEQKFSYDVWYVDNISFTLDLAILWRTIKKIIVSEGISSATSATMEKFTGSTNV